TGATTAAATTTATTATACTTTATTACCAGATATAAGTCATTATAAATTGAATTATGCTGAATGAACTAGATCTTTGTCACGTGACAAAGAGGTCGGCACCATGTCATTGCCTTAGGCTATAAAAATCACCTATAATTATTAAAATAAATATAATAAGGTTTATGACCGCACTCAGCGGACTAGTGGAGTACGGTGGAAGAAAGGAGGATGTGGGATGAATATCAGTCAACTGGAGACACTAATCACCATTTCCAAAACGAAAAGCTTCCGCAAAGCAGGAGAATTGCTGAATCTGACTCAGCCAGCCGTCTCTGCGCAAATCAAAAGCTTGGAAGATGAATTCAAAAGCGTCTTAGTCGACCGCAATCAGCCGGTGACACTCACGGACCGCGGCCAGGTATTCCTGGAGAAGGCGGAACAAATTCTAGATATCGTGGAAGAACTGAAGCAGAAGCTATCCGATATGGAGCATACGCCTCAAGGGCATATTGTGCTTGGCACAACGACCTCTATCGCCATTCAGATATTGCCTCGGATTCTATCCTATTTCCAAGATCAATTTCCAATGATCAAGACGACGATTCAGTCCATGCCTTCATCTCTTATTTATCAGAACGTGGAGCAAGGATTGGTGGATATCGGTATAGGCTATCTGATTGAGAATAATCCCCATGTATTATCCTCAGTGCTATACTACGATACGTTTGAATTGGCAGTATCTCCGCTTCACCCATTGGCTAGTATGCCCGCGCCTACACTGGATACGTTGAAGGATGTTCCACTGATTATGCTCTCCCCTGATACTGTCGGACGGATGTTCGTTGACAATCTTTTTAAGCGGCATGGCATTGAACCTCATATCGTCATGGAGTTGTCCAGCAGTGAGGAAGTGAAGCGTATGATCGAGATTAATCTCGGAGCTGCTATCATCTCCAAGCAATCCATTCTGCGCGAGCTTCGCCAGGGAGGCTTGAAGACAATCCCTATTCCTGAACTGGAGGTTACTCACCCAGTTGGCGTCATTTATAAGTCCAGTAGATATATTAACTCCGCCATGCAGCAATTTCTCGGTGATTTAAAAGGGATGCCTGAGACCCACTTTATTAGTTCAGAATAATCCCAGGCTTGAGACAGCTAAGAAAGGAGTCCTTAATTATGAAATTTGATCTTCATACTCATCATTTCCGCTGCGGTCATGCCGATGGCAACATCTCCGATTATATTGAAGCGGGAATCGCTGCCGGATTGTCCGTCATTGGTATCAGTGATCATACCCCTTACTTCGGGAGTAAGGAGGATCAAGCTCATCCGCGCATTGCCATGGCCAAATCCGCATTTGCAGGCTATGTTGAGGAAGTGCTATCCCTCAAGCAGAAGTACGCAGGAAAAATCGATGTTCTTCTTGGTATCGAATCTGATTATTTCCCTGAGCACGTCGAGATTTATAGAGATATCCTAAGTCAGTACCCGTTTGATTATGTGATCGGCTCTGTGCACAGCGTCAAGGATGTGAGTATCTTCAACAAGAACCGCTGGAAGCGGCTCAGTACAGAAGAACAAATTGCCGACAAAGAAGCCTACTATGAATTGATCCGAAATTCGGCACGCTCCGGAATGTTCCAGATTCTCGGCCATATCGATGCCATGAAGGGCAATTATCCCGCCTTCTCGGATATCCCCGCTACTGCAGCGATCGATGAAACATTGCAGGTGATCGCCGACCACAAGGTCGCGATCGAGATCAACACCTCCGGCAAGACAAAGCTGTCTGGGGGATGGTATCCTGCCGATTCAATCCTGGAGCGAGCGCTTCATTATGGAGTTGAGGTCACCTTCGGATCTGACGCCCATATTCCATCCCGGGTTGGGGATGAATGGGATGACGTAGCCGCCCGGCTGCGCGAGATTGGATTTGATCATTGGGTATATTTCAAGAACAAACAAAAGGTAAGTGTACCTCTGTAAGAGGTAGTTCAAAAAGACACTTTTGATCACGAAGTAATTCAAGAGGTGGACTCGGCATCGAATCTTGAATTCACCCGGGCCTTCCGATGCTCACGTACAAACTACGTACGCTGCGCTTCTCAGACCCTAGCTTCATCCAACCTTCTCGGTGCTGAAAACTGCCTTTTTGAAACTTTATTTATACTAGGAAGTTCAAAAAGAATCTTTTGATCATGTACATGCTCATATAGACAAAAAAAGGGAACCCGTGCATTCCGCCGGATTCCAGATACAAATATATTCAAAAGGGGGTCATGTATTAAGTGTACCCCCTGACTATTAGGGTTCGATCACAGCAATATTTCATTTGTGTAACAAATCACTTCGAAATCAAAACGAGCTTTTGAACCGCCTTTTACAATGCCTTTTTAATATGTAGCGAGTACACTTTCAATCGGCAATATTCATTGCTACGATAACCTACGCTATTATCCGCGTAAGCCTGAAGGGACAACCCCAGCTTCTTCAGCACCCGTTCGGAAGCAGGATTGTCTACCCCGCATCTTGCCTCAACTTCATTCAGTCCAAGCACCTCAGCACCAAAGCGAAGCAATAATCCCGCGGCCTCCGTCGCGATCCCTAGGTTCCAGAAGGACGGCGATATCAAGTACCCTAGCCGTGCCTTACCGTTCAGCTCTGACCACTGTTGCAGAGAACAAATGCCAATAACCTCCCCTGTCTCTTTCCAGATCACCGCAAAATGCAAATCATTCAGACTCCTATAAGTCTCCTCAAAATAACGAAATAGCCGCTTCGGAAAGAGCAAGGTGTCCGGTTGAAAAGACATATGCCGTTCGATTCGAGGATCCGTTACATATTGAAATAATAACTCACTATCCTCAGACTCTATTCTTCGCAGCCGTAGCCGTTCGTTCTCCAATACGGGAAATTTCATTCTCAGCTGCTGCTGCATGCTTAGCTGCTGCTTCATGTCCACGTTCTCGCTCCCTTTCAATAGAAGCCATACTGCTCCCGAGTCTCCCGAATAAATAGAGCAACAAATAACAAAAAGCGGTAATCAGAAAAATCCATTTGCAGAAGCCCAGCGCATGCCGTAAATTATCAATTTGCATAAAATACTTCGCCGTCTCCCGCAATACAATGATCGGGCTGCGCAGAATATCCCAACTATTCCAGCGGATGAAGCGGCCTAGATAAACCCCGAAGCTGCTGAGCAGCAGGACGCCGATAGCAAAGCACCAGCCGACGAAGCTGCCGTAGGCTCTCCTCACCAGTTGGTGTACCGAAGCGAGCGCCAGCGAGCCTAGAGCCAGGCCGATAATAGCGGTAAAGAATACCGTATTCAAATGGTTCCAGAAGGAAATATCCTCCCAGAAACGTGAAGATTGGGTAGGGTACCGCACGAAGGGATGCAATAGATCAGTAATTAGATAAGCTGCATTCGGATAGAAGAACAGCCATAGCAAACCGACTATCAAATACAACCCTCTTCTTACGGAACGGGAATGAAGCAGGCTGACCAGATCTAGCATTACGGCAAGTCCGAGTGGAATCCAGGCAAGAAAAGTGTTCCAGATCAAAAATAAATAAGGGGGTCTGCCCCCACTCGGCAATCTCGTCTCCGCTACATATTTCATTCCAATAATCGTTGCGATGAATAGCATTATATAGATAACGAGCTTCATCGGATAACCTAATTCCTTGAGTCGCTGTTGCAAGGCATTCTCCTCCTCTCTGCCTACTAACGAAGCATGTTCAGATTCTGTACCTCATATACGTATCGGGGCAACAGATAGTTACGGCTCAGATTTGGGGATGTATTTATGAGCGGAGATTACAAGATTGAATCCTCTATTTTTCCATCGCTTCATTTCTCAATACCATATGAATATGATCCTCCCAGACGCCATTGATCTTCAAATACTTATAAGCCATTCCTTCATGATAGAAGCCAAGCTTCTCTACAACCTTCAAGGACGCACCATTCCTTGGCATAATATTAGCCTCAATCCTATGCAAGCCCAGTTCTCCAAAGGCGTATTCAATAACTCCCTGCAGCGCCTCTGTCATGAATCCCTTATTCCGCTCCCGCCCATCCAGGCCATACCCTAAATGGCAGGACTGAAACGCTCCTCTTGCAATATTACTAAGTGAGATAGACCCGATAATCCGTTCTGGCTCATCTTTGCGGGCTATCCACCACTTGCACATTTCGCCTCGATAGCTCATCATTATACTTTGTCTGAGCTGTTCTTTTTGATACAATTCTGAATAGTAATCTTCCGATCTAAGCGGCTCCCATTCAGCCAGCGAAACACGGTTATCCTGCAGGTACTGGACTACAGTAACACTGTCCTGGTCATCCAGCATTCTCAAGATTAGGCGATCCGTATAAAGTATAGATTTCATAATTCTCCTCACATTTTCATATCAGTTCATAAATTTAAATGAATTCCGCAGCGATAAAGGAGTGCATCCTAATGCAGCCGTTTACTACTCAGGTAATCCATATTATATCATCCATTCCGGAAGGAACGGTGATGACCTACGGTCAGATCGCCAAAGAGGCCGGAAGCCCTCGCGCGGCCAGACAGGTCGTGCGTATCCTCCATTCCATGAGCCGCAAATATCAGCTTCCCTGGCATAGAGTAGTGAACTCACGGGGAGAAATTGCCCTTCAGGATGATGAGGGTGCTTCGCTTCAGAGAATGCTTTTGGAGGCAGAGGGCGTATACATAGGGCTTGGAGGAGGGATCGATTTGCAACAATACCTGCATCAACCCACTCCCTCATCCGCGCAAAACAGCCCTGAACAAGAACTACTTTAATTTATACTCACTTAAAAATTGTTGGATACGCTTGTTGACCTGCTTGATACCCGGCCCTTTCGCCGGGTCATCGCTCAACTTATATTTCTCCTTCAGCTCAAGCACCTTATACACGCGATCATCGAGTACGTCCATCGGGATCGTTCCCTGTTCTACAGCATCGGTGATCGCTTGAATGGCCGCCTTCTCTTTCTCGAGTTCATGTCCGATTAATACGATATTGCCACCCGCCAGAATGAACTGGACCGCGGCATCCTCTATTTTATAGTGCTCGGAAATAGCTCCCATCGTCATATCGTCTGAGATAACAACCCCACCGAAGCCGAGCTCGTCGCGCAGCAGATCTTGAATGACCGCCTTAGAGAAGGATGCAGGATGATCCGGATCCAGATTCGGCATCAGCAGGTGGGCAACCATAACAGCATCAGCGTCAGCCTCAATTGCGGCCTGAAAGGGAACGAGCTCAAGCTTGCGCAGCCGCTCCATATCGTGCTTAACGACCGGAAGCCCCAAGTGAGAATCAACCGACGTATCTCCATGTCCTGGGAAATGCTTCACGACAGGGATAACTCCCTGCCCACTTAGCCCCTTGATTTCGGAAAGCCCCATCTCACTAACGGTCGAGGCAGAGGAACTGTACGAGCGGTCGCCGATCACCGGATTATCAGGGTTGCTATTGACGTCAAGCACAGGGGCGAAGTCCATATTTAGGCCAAAGCCAGCCAACTCCGTGCCAATAATGTCTCCCAGCCCTTCCGCTGCCTTGGCATCTCCTACCGCGCCGATCTTCGCCGCTGCAGGCAGTTTTGTATATTCAGCGGGCATTCGTGAGACCCGTCCGCCCTCTTCATCAACACTAAGGAATAACGGAACAGGATTGTCCCTATTCTCCTCCTTAAGCTGGTTGAACAGGGATAAAGCTTGTTTCGTGTTCTCTATATTATTCTTATAGAAAATAACCCCTCCAACATGCTGCTGTTGCAGCAGTTCCCGGATGTTGTCATTGCTCGCAGTCCCATCCATGCCAACGATGAACAATTGCCCAATTTTCTCGGCCGTGCTTAGCGAATCCAACTTCGCTTGCACAGGATCCGTTGGCTCGGGCGTCGGAGAAGCTGGTTGATTACTTTCACCAGTCTGATTTCCATTCAGATTCCCATCGGTCTCGGACGATGTATTTCCACCTTGGTTGTTACCGCTGGAGTCCGTCCCACCGCCCCCACCACCGCAACCAGCAACGAATAGGACAACTGCAAACAAGGGAACACATACATAACGAAAAATCATTCTTCCTCTCATTCCTTATGCCTCCAGTAAGTGATGTCTTGCTTGACCACTACAAATAGCTAATCCCTTTCATTGTAGCTTTATTTCCTTTATTTTTCCAGTTTGGTTAAAATAGAAGAAGGGACATCGCACCTAACGATGTCCCCCTTCTATCCCCAATGTAAAACCTCTTAATGATAGCTCTCTTGTAGAAGCTTCTCTAATTGTTGCTCCGCTTCTTCCATGGTATTGGCGGTAATCGTGATGAAATCACTCTCCGCATAATTTTTCTCCGAATAGGCATACCGCTTGTCGTAATAATGAAGCAATAGCAATTCCACGGCCCGCGCATATATTCCCTGCTCTAGGCACTCAGCAATTTCTGCAGCGATAGGCACATGAATCTTGGAACGTATCTTCTGAAAATCAAGAATGCAATCCTGCGGATATTTCCAGGGCTCGTAGTCATCCAAAATATTTTGCACGCGGACTTCGAGTGGCAGCTCCAGCTTGACATGCCTTCCATGATCCTTCTTGGACAGGATGAAGTCAGGCACGCAAACTTTACCGATTCGTCTGCTCTCTGCCTCCAGCATGATATATTCACTATGCTGCAGACGCAGCAACTCTTCCAGAAGCAGAGAATCGAACATCCTCTGATTATTGGCTTGCAGTCCAATATGTCCGAAGGCCGATCCTCGATGTCCAGCCATTCCTTCAAGATCAACAATCGGGTAGCCCTTGGCTTGCAAATTACGTAAAATCGCTGTCTTTCCATTCCCTGTATTTCCATGGATAACGAGCGCATTCGGTTTGAAATCCATGCTCTCCAAAGTCGATACGACCCATTTCCTATAGTCGCGGTAACCTCCGGCTAGTCGATAGACATGGATATCCATCAAAGACAATAAGGTCGCTGTCGTCTTACTACGCATCCCCCCACGCCAGCAGAACACCGCCTTAGGACCCTCGATTTCGGCAAATTGACGAATAAACCGGGGGAGCTTGGCGGACACAATCTCCAGGCCCCGTTCTTTGGCGGCTTCAACGCTTACCCGTGTATATATTGTACCTACCTCGGCCCGTTCCTGATCATCGAACAGAGGGATATTTACACTGCCTGGTATCGATGAATCGGCATATTCTGAAGGGGAACGTACATCGATCATCGTCATTTCCTTGTCTTTTCTCTCTAGCCACTCCGTAATGCTAAGATCCTGAAACATTAATCTCTTTCCCTTCCTGCTGCTTATAGAGGTTGTTCAAAAAGCTCACTTTTGATCACGAAGCAACACTGAAAGCAGATTCGACATCGAATCTTGAATTCAGCCGGGCCTTCCGGTGCTCACGTACACACTACGTACGCTCCGCTCCTCAGTCCCTAGCTTCATCCAACCTTCTCGGTGCTGAAAACCGGACTTTTTGAACTTACATGTATAAAGGTTGTTCAAAAAGCCCACTTCTAATCACACACTTATTATTCAACGACGATACGGCTTGGATGCTGATCTGTCACTTCACCGATCAGGCTCGCTTCAACCCCTGCTTTAACCAGCTCGTCCAGCAAGGAATCCGCTTCTGCAGCCGCAACAGCGATCAACAGACCACCTGAGGTCACTGCATCGCACAAAATCCAGCGGTCGATCTGATCCATCGTTTCCGGGAACGAAATATCCCCCTCCACATGAGCGAAGTTATTCTTCGTTCCGCCAGGGATGAACCCATTCTCAGCCAGTTCACGTACACGTGGTAATACAGGGACCTGATCCTGCTTGATACGAATTCCCGTTCCACTGCCTTTTGCCATTTCCAGAGCATGTCCCATCAACCCAAATCCAGTCACATCCGTACAAGCATGAACGTCATACGGCTCCATAGTTTCTGCCGCTTTTCTGTTCAGTGTCGACATGACACGGGTAACACGCTCTGTCTCTTCGGCAGTTAGCTGCCCTTTCTTGATCGAGGTCGTCATAATTCCAACTCCGATTGGCTTCGTCAGGATCAGCTTATCACCAGCCTTAGCACCGGCATTAGTTCTGACCTTGTCTGGATGCACTAAGCCAGTGACTGCAAGACCGAACTTCGGCTCCTTGTCATCGATCGAATGACCGCCGACCAAGGTAGCTCCGGCTTCCCGTACCTTGTCTGCAGCTCCGCGCAAAATATCAGCCAGAAT
The window above is part of the Paenibacillus lutimineralis genome. Proteins encoded here:
- a CDS encoding MGMT family protein produces the protein MQPFTTQVIHIISSIPEGTVMTYGQIAKEAGSPRAARQVVRILHSMSRKYQLPWHRVVNSRGEIALQDDEGASLQRMLLEAEGVYIGLGGGIDLQQYLHQPTPSSAQNSPEQELL
- a CDS encoding GNAT family N-acetyltransferase, with the translated sequence MKSILYTDRLILRMLDDQDSVTVVQYLQDNRVSLAEWEPLRSEDYYSELYQKEQLRQSIMMSYRGEMCKWWIARKDEPERIIGSISLSNIARGAFQSCHLGYGLDGRERNKGFMTEALQGVIEYAFGELGLHRIEANIMPRNGASLKVVEKLGFYHEGMAYKYLKINGVWEDHIHMVLRNEAMEK
- a CDS encoding DUF1361 domain-containing protein yields the protein MQQRLKELGYPMKLVIYIMLFIATIIGMKYVAETRLPSGGRPPYLFLIWNTFLAWIPLGLAVMLDLVSLLHSRSVRRGLYLIVGLLWLFFYPNAAYLITDLLHPFVRYPTQSSRFWEDISFWNHLNTVFFTAIIGLALGSLALASVHQLVRRAYGSFVGWCFAIGVLLLSSFGVYLGRFIRWNSWDILRSPIIVLRETAKYFMQIDNLRHALGFCKWIFLITAFCYLLLYLFGRLGSSMASIERERERGHEAAAKHAAAAENEISRIGERTATAAKNRV
- a CDS encoding GNAT family N-acetyltransferase; the encoded protein is MKFPVLENERLRLRRIESEDSELLFQYVTDPRIERHMSFQPDTLLFPKRLFRYFEETYRSLNDLHFAVIWKETGEVIGICSLQQWSELNGKARLGYLISPSFWNLGIATEAAGLLLRFGAEVLGLNEVEARCGVDNPASERVLKKLGLSLQAYADNSVGYRSNEYCRLKVYSLHIKKAL
- a CDS encoding histidinol-phosphatase; translated protein: MKFDLHTHHFRCGHADGNISDYIEAGIAAGLSVIGISDHTPYFGSKEDQAHPRIAMAKSAFAGYVEEVLSLKQKYAGKIDVLLGIESDYFPEHVEIYRDILSQYPFDYVIGSVHSVKDVSIFNKNRWKRLSTEEQIADKEAYYELIRNSARSGMFQILGHIDAMKGNYPAFSDIPATAAIDETLQVIADHKVAIEINTSGKTKLSGGWYPADSILERALHYGVEVTFGSDAHIPSRVGDEWDDVAARLREIGFDHWVYFKNKQKVSVPL
- the nagZ gene encoding beta-N-acetylhexosaminidase — translated: MRGRMIFRYVCVPLFAVVLFVAGCGGGGGGTDSSGNNQGGNTSSETDGNLNGNQTGESNQPASPTPEPTDPVQAKLDSLSTAEKIGQLFIVGMDGTASNDNIRELLQQQHVGGVIFYKNNIENTKQALSLFNQLKEENRDNPVPLFLSVDEEGGRVSRMPAEYTKLPAAAKIGAVGDAKAAEGLGDIIGTELAGFGLNMDFAPVLDVNSNPDNPVIGDRSYSSSASTVSEMGLSEIKGLSGQGVIPVVKHFPGHGDTSVDSHLGLPVVKHDMERLRKLELVPFQAAIEADADAVMVAHLLMPNLDPDHPASFSKAVIQDLLRDELGFGGVVISDDMTMGAISEHYKIEDAAVQFILAGGNIVLIGHELEKEKAAIQAITDAVEQGTIPMDVLDDRVYKVLELKEKYKLSDDPAKGPGIKQVNKRIQQFLSEYKLK
- the selD gene encoding selenide, water dikinase SelD encodes the protein MEASNTVKLTTLTTKGGCGCKIGPADLMQVIRSLPPTEPNPDLLVGLDTSDDAGVYKISEDLALVQTLDFFTPIVDDPYSFGQIAAANAISDIYAMGGKPLTVMNIVAFPISTLDKSILADILRGAADKVREAGATLVGGHSIDDKEPKFGLAVTGLVHPDKVRTNAGAKAGDKLILTKPIGVGIMTTSIKKGQLTAEETERVTRVMSTLNRKAAETMEPYDVHACTDVTGFGLMGHALEMAKGSGTGIRIKQDQVPVLPRVRELAENGFIPGGTKNNFAHVEGDISFPETMDQIDRWILCDAVTSGGLLIAVAAAEADSLLDELVKAGVEASLIGEVTDQHPSRIVVE
- the mnmH gene encoding tRNA 2-selenouridine(34) synthase MnmH, whose translation is MFQDLSITEWLERKDKEMTMIDVRSPSEYADSSIPGSVNIPLFDDQERAEVGTIYTRVSVEAAKERGLEIVSAKLPRFIRQFAEIEGPKAVFCWRGGMRSKTTATLLSLMDIHVYRLAGGYRDYRKWVVSTLESMDFKPNALVIHGNTGNGKTAILRNLQAKGYPIVDLEGMAGHRGSAFGHIGLQANNQRMFDSLLLEELLRLQHSEYIMLEAESRRIGKVCVPDFILSKKDHGRHVKLELPLEVRVQNILDDYEPWKYPQDCILDFQKIRSKIHVPIAAEIAECLEQGIYARAVELLLLHYYDKRYAYSEKNYAESDFITITANTMEEAEQQLEKLLQESYH
- a CDS encoding LysR family transcriptional regulator, whose translation is MNISQLETLITISKTKSFRKAGELLNLTQPAVSAQIKSLEDEFKSVLVDRNQPVTLTDRGQVFLEKAEQILDIVEELKQKLSDMEHTPQGHIVLGTTTSIAIQILPRILSYFQDQFPMIKTTIQSMPSSLIYQNVEQGLVDIGIGYLIENNPHVLSSVLYYDTFELAVSPLHPLASMPAPTLDTLKDVPLIMLSPDTVGRMFVDNLFKRHGIEPHIVMELSSSEEVKRMIEINLGAAIISKQSILRELRQGGLKTIPIPELEVTHPVGVIYKSSRYINSAMQQFLGDLKGMPETHFISSE